The following DNA comes from Deltaproteobacteria bacterium.
GATATGGAAATACTTACTTCGAATATAAATACCCAAAGTGCAGAGTTTATAGCTAACGCTAAATATCATAAGGATTTGGCACAACAGCTACGACAGCGTTTGGGTTCACTTAGAGATGGGGTTAGCGCTAAAGTTAAAGATATTCAACGTGCACGCGGTAAATTATTGGTTCATGAAAGAATCGAGTATCTTATTGATGCCGATTCGCCATTTTTAGAACTATCTCCGCTCGCGGCGTGGGGGCAATACGACAATAAAGTCCCAGCAGCGGGGCTTATAACTGGGATTGCCGTGGTCGCAGGGGTTGAATGTGTAATTGTAGCCAATGATCCTACAGTTAAAGGTGGAACGTATTTTCCTGAAACCATTAAAAAGCATTTACGTGCTCAACAAATTGCGCTCGAAAATAGACTTCCCGCCATATACTTAGTTGATTCAGGCGGTATTTTTTTGCCAATGCAATCACAAGTATTTGCTGATCAAGAACACTTTGGCCGTATTTTTTACAACCAGGCTTTAATGTCTTCACAAGGCATTGCCCAAATATCAGTTGTGTTAGGAATGTGTACTGCAGGTGGTGCATATGTGCCAGCAATGTCTGATGAAAATATTATAGTCAAAGATGTCGGCACAATTTATTTAGCTGGACCACCATTAGTAAAGGCAGCTACCGGCGAAGAAGTAACTGCCGCAGAATTGGGTGGCGGTGAAATGCATGCTCATGTTTCTGGGGTTGTGGATCATTTTGCAGAGAATGAGCATGAAGCTTTACATATATGTCGAAATATAATTGAAAACTTAAATATAAAGAAACGAATCGATCTTACGGTATGTCAACCTGAATCTCCGGCTTACGATGTTGATGAGTTGTATGGTATTTTACCGTGTGAAAATCGACATCCCTATGATGTTCGCGAAGTAATTGCTCGCTTAGTAGATGGCAGCCGTTTTCATGAATTTAAAAAAAATTATGGAACTACCTTAGTATGTGGCTTTGCCCGTTGGATGGGGTACCAAGTAGGTATTGTAGCTAATAATGGTGTATTGTTTAGCGAAAGTGCATTAAAAGGAGCGCACTTTGTAAATTTATGTCATCAGCGGGGTATCCCGCTAATATTTTTGCAAAATATCACTGGGTTTATGGTGGGTACTCGTTATGAACAAGGTGGTATTGCTAAAGATGGCGCCAAAATGGTGCAAGCGGTAGCAACAGCTAATATCCCCAAAATTACCATAGTTATTGGCGCTTCGCATGGTGCTGGTAACTATGCCATGTGCGGTCGTGGCTATTTTCCTCGTTTTCTTTTTACCTGGCCCAATGCTCGGGTGGCGGTGATGGGTGGCGAACAAGCGGCTCGCGTATTAGTGCAAGTGCAGCAAGAAAAACTTGCCCGTAATCAAGAAAAATTATCTAAAGAAGCAGAGCGCGCAATTAGCGAACCAGTTTTAGCTGAGTATGAACACGAAAGCGATCCCTATTTTGGTACCGCACGATTATGGGATGATGGTATTATTGATCCTAAAGATACTCGTGCAGTAGTGGCGCTAAGTTTATCGGTTGCTTTAAATACGCCTATTGAGCGCGGGGCTAGTCCGGTATTTCGGATGTAAGTTTAAAATGCTCAAACAACTCGGAGTTATAGCGGTTTCCTCTTGAAGTGATTGTAACGAGACGCGACAGACCGTAGCCGAAAATGGCGCCCGAGGAGTGAGCAGCTTAAGGAATATTAGACATATTTCGAGCAGCGAAAGGACGAGGCCGCCATTTGCAGGCAGGTATGTCGTGTCGCAGTAGATCAATTCAAGAGGAAACCGCTATAATGTCGTCTAACACCGTTTGTTTGGTGCAATTAGACTATTTTTTTACTTTAAGCTTGATTCTTACAATAGTAATGCTAGTCTTACTATATGATTGCTAAAGTATCAGTAAAAGGTCAAACCGTTATTCCGCAAGCCATTCGCGAGCAGGCGCATATCAAAAATGGCGATGAATTGGATGTTGGTTATTTTAACGGACTTATCATTATGCGCAAACGTCAACCGTTAACGCCAGCACGCGTACGTTCACTAATCATGGCTGGTCGTGAACTCCCTGAAATAACCGAAGCTGACGAACAAAATGTAAATCGTCTTGTGCAACAAGTAAGAAACCGACGTAAATAGTGAAAGTTGTTTTCGATACCAACGTTGTAGCTAGCGCTAGCTTTTGGCAAGGTTCACCCTTTCGTTGTCTTGCTGCTTGGGCAAATGGTTACTGTAAAGCTGTAGTGAGTCCAGCTTTACTTTCTGAATACCATGAAACCATCGAAGAGTTATACCGTGAATATCCTAACAGAGCATTTGTCAACTGGGTGGAGGCATTAACTAAAACTGCAACTTTGGTATTTCCGGTTTATCGTGTTACTCACGTTACGTCTGATCCTGCAGACGAAATGGTTATTGAATGTGCATTAGCTGGAGAGGCAGATATTATTGTAAGTGGAGATAAAAAGCATCTGTTAATATTGAAACAATTTGAAGATATTGCGATAGTTAGCCCATCAGAATTTATTAAGCGAGTACCTGATAGGGCATAATTAGACGCTCGAGGATCGAGAAACAATCTAATTATACTGCTACTTAAGCAGATGAAATGTATCCAAAGTCTGACGCCTGTGTCTTGCTATATTAATCTAACAATGTCATACTTACTTTTTATAAATATTCTTACATAAGGGTAAGAAATTATGCCGAGCGCCATAATCTCTAGTAAGGGACAAGTCACTATTCCAAAAGCTATACGTAAAGCTTTAAAGGTTGACGTTGGAGATCGGCTTGATTTTTATCTCACCAGTGAAAAGCGCGTAATTGTTTCTGCTGGTACTAATGATATTACTAAACTAAAAGGAATACTGCATCAATCTGATCGTCAACCTGTTAGTATTGAAGAAATGAATGTAGCTATTGCACGCCATAAATAATGCGATGTAAAAAATAATCATGTTCGGTATAGATACTAATATTCTGGTTCGTTATTTAACCCAAGATGACCCCAATCAGGCTAAAAGAGTAAATAAATT
Coding sequences within:
- a CDS encoding methylcrotonoyl-CoA carboxylase — translated: MEILTSNINTQSAEFIANAKYHKDLAQQLRQRLGSLRDGVSAKVKDIQRARGKLLVHERIEYLIDADSPFLELSPLAAWGQYDNKVPAAGLITGIAVVAGVECVIVANDPTVKGGTYFPETIKKHLRAQQIALENRLPAIYLVDSGGIFLPMQSQVFADQEHFGRIFYNQALMSSQGIAQISVVLGMCTAGGAYVPAMSDENIIVKDVGTIYLAGPPLVKAATGEEVTAAELGGGEMHAHVSGVVDHFAENEHEALHICRNIIENLNIKKRIDLTVCQPESPAYDVDELYGILPCENRHPYDVREVIARLVDGSRFHEFKKNYGTTLVCGFARWMGYQVGIVANNGVLFSESALKGAHFVNLCHQRGIPLIFLQNITGFMVGTRYEQGGIAKDGAKMVQAVATANIPKITIVIGASHGAGNYAMCGRGYFPRFLFTWPNARVAVMGGEQAARVLVQVQQEKLARNQEKLSKEAERAISEPVLAEYEHESDPYFGTARLWDDGIIDPKDTRAVVALSLSVALNTPIERGASPVFRM
- a CDS encoding AbrB/MazE/SpoVT family DNA-binding domain-containing protein, yielding MIAKVSVKGQTVIPQAIREQAHIKNGDELDVGYFNGLIIMRKRQPLTPARVRSLIMAGRELPEITEADEQNVNRLVQQVRNRRK
- a CDS encoding putative toxin-antitoxin system toxin component, PIN family; translated protein: MKVVFDTNVVASASFWQGSPFRCLAAWANGYCKAVVSPALLSEYHETIEELYREYPNRAFVNWVEALTKTATLVFPVYRVTHVTSDPADEMVIECALAGEADIIVSGDKKHLLILKQFEDIAIVSPSEFIKRVPDRA
- a CDS encoding AbrB/MazE/SpoVT family DNA-binding domain-containing protein; the protein is MPSAIISSKGQVTIPKAIRKALKVDVGDRLDFYLTSEKRVIVSAGTNDITKLKGILHQSDRQPVSIEEMNVAIARHK